A single window of Lynx canadensis isolate LIC74 chromosome C2, mLynCan4.pri.v2, whole genome shotgun sequence DNA harbors:
- the EIF4G1 gene encoding eukaryotic translation initiation factor 4 gamma 1 isoform X4, whose product MSGARTASTPTPPQTGGGLEPQANGETPQVAVVVRPDDRSQGAVIGSRPGLPGPEHSPSESQPSSPCPTPSPPPILEPGSEPNLAVLSIPGDTVTTGMIQMSVEESTPMPRETREPYCLSPEPTPLAEPILEVEVTLSKPIPESEFSSSPLQVPTPLASHKVEILPEPNGMVSSEDLEPEVESSPEIAPLPPPACPSESPVPIAPTAQPEELLNGAPSPPAVDLSPVSEPQEQAKEVTASVAPPAVLSATPAMAPPAASPAQEEEMEEEEEDEEGETGDAEGEKGGEELLPQESTPVAAHLPQNLEAAAATQVAVSVPKRRRKIKELNKKEAVGDLLDAFKEVSPGVPEVENQPPVGTSPGLEPEGSSVPPRPEEADETWDSKEDKIHNAENIQPGEQKYEYKSDQWKPLNLEEKKRYDREFLLGFQFIFASMQKPEGLPHISDVVLDKANKTPLRPLDPARLQGINCGPDFTPSFANLGRPALSNRGPPRGGPGGELPRGPQAGLGPRRSQQGPRKEPRKIIATVLMTEDIKLNKAEKAWKPSSKRTAADKDRGEEDADGSKTQDLFRRVRSILNKLTPQMFQQLMKQVTQLAIDTEERLKGVIDLIFEKAISEPNFSVAYANMCRCLMALKVPTTEKPTVTVNFRKLLLNRCQKEFEKDKDDDEVFEKKQKEMDEAATAEERGRLKEELEEARDIARRRSLGNIKFIGELFKLKMLTEAIMHDCVVKLLKNHDEESLECLCRLLTTIGKDLDFEKAKPRMDQYFNQMEKIIKEKKTSSRIRFMLQDVLDLRRSNWVPRRGDQGPKTIDQIHKEAEMEEHWEHVKVQQLMAKGSDKRRGGPPGPPISRGLPLVDDGGWNTVPISKGSRPIDTSRLTKITKPGSIDSNNQLFAPGGRLSWGKGSSGGSGAKPSDAASEAARPATSTLNRFSALQQAVPTENTDSRRVVQRSSLSRERGEKAGDRGDRLERSERGSERGDRLDRSRTPATKRSFSKEVEERSRERPSQPEGLRKAASLTEDRDRGRDAVKREATLPPVSPPKAALSEEELEKKSKAIIEEYLHLNDMKEAVQCVQELASPSLLFIFVRHGIESTLERSTIAREHMGRLLHQLLFAGHLSTAQYYQGLYEILELAEDMEIDIPHVWLYLAELITPILQEGGVPMGELFREITKPLRPMGKAASLLLEILGLLCKSMGPKKVGMLWREAGLSWKEFLPEGQDVSAFVAEQKVEYTLGEESEAPGQRMLSSEELSKQLEKLLKEGSSNQRVFDWIEANLSEQQVASNTLVRALMTAVCYSAIIFETPLRVDVAVLKARAKLLQKYLCDEQKELQALYALQALVVTLEQPANLLRMFFDALYDEDVVKEDAFYSWESSKDPAEQQGKGVALKSVTAFFKWLREAEEEESDHN is encoded by the exons ATGTCTGGGGCCCGCACCGcctccacacccacccctccccag ACGGGAGGCGGTCTGGAGCCTCAAGCTAATGGGGAGACACCCCAGGTTGCTGTTGTTGTCCGGCCAG ATGACCGGTCCCAGGGAGCAGTCATTGGGAGCCGGCCGGGGCTGCCTGGCCCAGAGCACAGCCCTTCAGAATCCCAGCCTTCGTCACCTTGTCCGACCCCATCACCACCCCCAATCTTGGAACCGGGGTCTGAGCCTAATCTTGCAGTCCTCTCCATTCCTGGGGACACTGTGACAACGGGGATGATCCAGATGTCTGTAGAAGAATCCACCCCCATGCCCCGTGAAACTAGGGAGCCATATTGCCTCTCTCCAGAACCCACTCCCCTCGCCGAACCCATACTGGAAGTAGAAGTGACACTTAGCAAACCGATTCCAGAATCTGAGTTCTCTTCCAGTCCTCTCCAGGTTCCCACCCCCCTTGCATCTCACAAAGTGGAAATTCTGCCTGAACCTAACGGCATGGTCTCATCTGAGGATCTGGAACCAGAGGTTGAGTCGAGCCCAGAGATTGCTCCTCTCCCTCCGCCAGCTTGTCCTTCTGAATCCCCCGTGCCCATTGCTCCAACTGCCCAACCTGAGGAACTGCTCAACGGAGCCCCCTCGCCACCAGCTGTGGACTTAAGCCCAGTCAGTGAGCCACAGGAGCAGGCCAAGGAGGTTACAGCATCAGTGGCTCCCCCCGCCGTCCTCTCTGCCACTCCAGCTATGGCTCCTCCAGCTGCTTCCCCCGcccaggaggaggaaatggaggaagaggaagaagatgaagaaggagaAACAGGAGATGCTGAGggtgagaaaggaggagaggaactTCTTCCCCAAGAGAGCACCCCTGTTGCAGCCCACCTGCCTCAGAATTTGGAGGCAGCAGCAGCCACCCAAG TGGCAGTGTCTGTGCCAAAGAGGAGACGGAAAATTAAGGAGCTCAATAAGAAGGAGGCTGTAGGAGACCTTCTAGATGCCTTCAAGGAG GTGAGCCCAGGAGTACCAGAGGTGGAAAATCAGCCTCCTGTAGGCACCAGCCCTGGTCTGGAGCCTGAGGGCAGCAGTGTGCCCCCCCGGCCTGAGGAAGCAGATGAGACCTGGGACTCAAAGGAAGACAAAATTCACAATGCTGAGAACATCCAGCCAGGGGAGCAGAAGTATGAGTATAAGTCAG ATCAGTGGAAGCCTCTAAACCTTGAGGAGAAAAAGCGTTATGACCGTGAGTTCCTGCTTGGCTTTCAGTTTATCTTTGCCAGTATGCAGAAGCCAGAGGGATTGCCCCATATCAGCGATGTGGTGTTGGATAAG GCCAATAAAACACCACTACGGCCACTGGACCCCGCTAGACTTCAAGGCATAAATTGCGGCCCAGACTTCACTCCTTCCTTTGCCAACCTTGGCCGACCAGCCCTTAGCAACCGTGGGCCCCCAAGGGGTGGGCCAGGTGGGGAGCTGCCCCGAGGGCCG CAGGCTGGTCTGGGACCCCGGCGCTCTCAGCAGGGCCCCCGAAAGGAACCACGCAAGATCATTGCCACGGTGTTAATGACTGAAGATATAAAGTTGAACAAAGCAGAGAAAGCCTGGAAACCCAGCAGCAAGCGGACAGCTGCTGATAAGGATCGAGGGGAAGAGGATGCTGATGGCAGCAAAACCCAG GACCTGTTCCGCAGGGTGCGCTCCATACTGAATAAGCTGACACCCCAGATGTTCCAGCAGCTGATGAAGCAGGTGACACAGCTGGCCATCGACACTGAGGAACGCCTCAAAGGGGTCATTGACCTCATCTTCGAGAAGGCCATTTCAGAGCCCAACTTCTCTGTGGCCTATGCCAACATGTGCCGCTGCCTCATGGCG CTGAAAGTGCCCACTACAGAAAAGCCAACAGTGACTGTGAACTTCCGAAAACTGTTGTTGAATCGATGTCAGAAGGagtttgagaaagacaaagatgatGATGAGGTTTTTgagaagaagcaaaaagaaatggatgaagcTGCTACG GCAGAAGAACGAGGACGCCTGAAGGAAGAGTTGGAAGAGGCTCGAGACATAGCCCGGCGGCGCTCTTTAGGGAATATCAAGTTTATTGGGGAATTGTTTAAGCTGAAGATGTTAACGGAGGCAATAATGCATGACTGTGTGGTTAAACTACTTAAGAACCATGATGAAGAGTCTCTTGAATGCCTTTGTCGTCTGCTCACTACCATTGGCAAAGATCTGGACTTTGAAAAAGCCAAG CCCCGGATGGATCAGTATTTCAACCAGATGGAAAAAATCATTAAGGAAAAGAAGACTTCATCCCGAATCCGCTTTATGCTGCAAGACGTGCTGGATCTGCGACGG AGCAATTGGGTGCCACGTCGTGGGGACCAGGGTCCCAAGACCATTGACCAGATCCACAAGGAGGCTGAGATGGAGGAGCACTGGGAACATGTAAAAGTGCAGCAGCTAATGGCCAAGGGCAGCGACAAGCGTCGGGGTGGCCCTCCAGGCCCACCTATTA GCCGAGGCCTCCCCCTTGTGGATGATGGTGGCTGGAACACAGTCCCCATCAGCAAGGGCAGCCGCCCTATCGACACCTCACGGCTCACCAAGATCACAAAG cCCGGCTCCATTGATTCTAACAACCAGCTCTTTGCACCTGGTGGGCGATTGAGCTGGGGCAAGGGCAGCAGTGGAGGCTCAGGAGCCAAGCCCTCTGATGCAG CATCAGAAGCTGCTCGTCCAGCTACTAGTACCTTGAACCGCTTCTCAGCCCTTCAACAAGCAGTACCTACAGAAAATACAGATAGCAGACGTGTGGTACAGAG GAGTAGCTTGAGCCGGGAAAGAGGTGAGAAAGCCGGGGACCGGGGAGACCGCCTAGAGCGGAGTGAACGGGGAAGTGAGCGTGGAGACCGGCTCGATCGCTCTCGGACACCTGCCACCAAGCGGAGCTTCAGCAAGGAAGTGGAAGAACGGAGTAGAGAGCGGCCCTCCCAGCCTGAGGGACTGCGCAAGGCAGCTAGCCTCACGGAGGATCGGGACCGTGGGCGGGATGCTG tgaAGCGAGAAGCCACCCTGCCCCCGGTGAGTCCCCCAAAGGCTGCACTCTCTGAGGAAGAGCtggaaaagaaatccaaagccATTATCGAAGAATATCTCCATCTCAATGACATGAAG GAGGCAGTGCAGTGCGTACAGGAGCTGgcctcaccctccctgctcttCATCTTTGTGCGGCATGGCATCGAGTCAACACTGGAGCGCAGCACTATCGCTCGTGAGCATATGGGGCGGCTGCTGCACCAGCTGCTCTTTGCCGGGCACCTCTCCACTGCTCAGTACTACCAAGG TTTGTATGAAATCCTAGAATTGGCTGAAGACATGGAAATTGACATCCCCCATGTGTGGCTCTACCTAGCAGAACTCATAACGCCCATTCTGCAGGAAGGTGGAGTACCTATGGGGGAACTGTTCAG GGAGATTACAAAACCTCTGAGACCCATGGGCAAAGCTGCTTCTCTGTTGCTGGAGATCCTGGGGCTTCTGTGTAAAAGCATG GGTCCCAAAAAGGTGGGGATGCTGTGGCGAGAAGCTGGACTCAGCTGGAAAGAATTTCTACCTGAAGGCCAGGACGTCAGTGCGTTTGTCGCTGAACAG AAGGTGGAGTATACCTTGGGCGAGGAGTCTGAAGCCCCCGGCCAGAGGATGCTGTCCTCTGAGGAGCTGAGCAAACAGTTGGAGAAGCTGCTGAAGGAGGGCAGCAGTAACCAACGGGTGTTTGACTGGATAGAG GCCAACCTGAGTGAGCAGCAGGTAGCATCCAACACACTAGTTCGGGCCCTCATGACAGCTGTCTGCTATTCTGCAATTATCT TTGAGACGCCCCTCCGAGTGGATGTCGCGGTGCTGAAAGCTCGAGCGAAACTGCTACAGAAATACTTATGTGATGAACAGAAGGAGTTGCAAGCGCTCTACGCCCTCCAGGCCCTTGTAGTGACCTTAGAACAGCCCGCCA ACCTGCTTCGGATGTTCTTTGATGCGCTGTATGACGAGGATGTGGTGAAAGAGGATGCCTTCTACAGCTGGGAGAGTAGCAAGGACCCCGCTGAGCAACAGGGCAAGGGCGTAGCCCTTAAATCTGTCACAGCCTTCTTCAAGTGGCTTCGTGAAGCGGAGGAGGAGGAGTCTGACCACAACTGA